GAACGTAATTCGTCATGCTGCCAGCGGGAAATATATTGGCATATCAACCCAGGAGATTCAGGGTGAGACGGCCATCGTTATTCAGGATCGGGGTCCGGGAATGCAACAGGATTCCGACACCAAAGGCACAGGTCTGGGCTTATCCATTGTAGACTTGTTGATTCGTGAGATGGGTCTGCGCAAGCGGGTAGACAGTTCCGATGCGGGTGTCCGGACATCTATCTACAGTGGTAAGGGAAATAAGGAAACGATCCACCGCTGAAATAGCTTTTTTAAACTAAACTTAAACTGGAGACTACCTTGGCTTTAACCTTGGAAGGTTACGATAGTTCCGAGGTGATCATACAGTGAGTGAAAATATTATTCAAACGGCGAATTTATGGAAAACATATCGGGATCGTGCAGCGGTCCGTGAACTTGATCTGCATATTAAAAAGGGAGATATCTACGGCTTCCTTGGTCCCAATGGTGCCGGCAAAACAACAACGATTCGCATGCTTCTCGGCTTGATTAAACCAACCAAAGGCGTGATCCGTGTCTTTGACAAGGATATCCGCAAGGAGCGCATGGATATTTTGCGCCGTGTAGGCTCCTTGGTTGAATACCCGTCCTATTATGGACATCTGAACGCGGTAGAGAATCTGGAAACCTTGCGCCGCATCATCAATGTACCAAAATCAAGAATTGATGAGGTGCTGTCCATTGTAGATTTGACCAAGGATGCCAAACGTTCAGTAAAAGGGTATTCCCTTGGGATGAAGCAACGCCTCGGTATTGCCAGTGCTTTGCTGGGTGAACCGGAATTGCTGATTCTGGACGAACCAACGAATGGACTTGATCCGGCCGGTATCCAGGAGATTCGGGAACTGATCAAACGTATGCCTCTGGAACATGGCATTACCGTTCTGGTTTCCAGCCACTTGCTGAGTGAAGTTGAACAGATGGCAAGTCGTGTCGGCATTATCCGTGAAGGCAAGATGGTGCTTCAGGATACCATCGCGAGTCTGCATAGTCAGACGGGCAGCTCGATCCGTTTAACAGTTTCCGAACCGGAAGAGGCCATGAAACTGGCGAGAGAGCAGGGGCAATTTGGTCAGCGACAAGGTTCGGCGTTAACGTTCCCTTATATGGATAATCCTTCGGTTGCGCTGCTTGTGCGCCGATTGATTGAACAGGATCATGATGTGTATCGTGTAGAGGAACAGCGTCAGTCGCTGGAAGATCTGTTCATGCGGGTCATCGGCGAGGGGGCATCCATATGACCGGACGTGCATTATCGTCGGACTGGCTCAAGATTCGGGGGAAAGGAATCTGGTTTCTCGTTTTCCTGGCCCCGCTTGGATTGACAGCGATGCAGGCGCTTAATTTTGGCTTACGGTTGGACTATCTGAAAGAACAGTATGCCGGTAACCTGTGGGGTGGATTGCTGGGCAATGTGGTTGTCTTTGTGCCGTTGTCCCTGATGCTGGGAGCGACCATTCTCAGCTCCATGATTGCTAATGTCGAGCATGAACAGGGGTCGTGGAAACAGCTTCTCGCAATGCCAATTCCAAGGCCGGCCGTATATCTGGCGAAGTTCTTGCTGGCATGTCTGCTGCTGGTGATCTCCTGCCTGCTGCTAACCGCAGGGATTATAGGTTTGGGTCTGATCCTCGGATTCCATGCCAATGAGATCCCTTGGACGCATGCAATCAAGCTGGGGCTGTTGCCCTTGGCTGGTGCGCTTCCCGTGTTGTCGTTGGAGTTATGGCTCACAATGGTCAATAAAAATCAGGCGCTTCCCGTCACTCTGGGAATTGTTCTCGCGATAACAGGTATGTTCGCGCTCAGTATCTCACCGAACTTTCCACTTGCTTGGGCACAGATGGCTTGGAATGGACCTAATCCATATCTGTATGCAGGCATGGGTGCAGGTCTGGGGCTCTTAATCCTGTTGATGGGTATGCTGCACTTTAGCCGAAAGGATGTGGCCTGATATGAGCTTCGCGACAACATATTTTCGAATTTTATCGGCTGAGCGGCTAAAGATGGGCAAATCCCCCGTATGGCTCCTGATTCTGTTGAGTCCACTCATTGCGTTGCTCATCGGACTCTTGTCCACGCCTTCGGGGAATTGGCAGGTACTGATGGGCACGATGGTATTCTTGCACGGATTACTCCTGTTGCCGATGCTGACTGGCGTGTTTACGTCCTTTGTCTGCCGTTTTGAACATGCAGGAGGAGGGTGGAAGCAGATGCTGGTATTGCCACTCACACGTTCAGGGGTGTATGCAGGCAAGCTGACGATTGTACTCATGCTTCTGGCGGGTACACAAGTATTGTTGCTGATGTCCATTCTGCTGGCAGGCATGATCCATGGCATTACGATGCAGATCCCATGGGGATTCCTGGTGGGCAAACTGCTGCTTGGGTTGCTGGCCTGTGTACCACTGGCTGCCTTGCAGATGTTCGTTTCCCTGGTGTGGAGCAGCTTTGCTGCACCGCTCGCACTGAATTTTGCACTGACCGTGCCTAATATCCTCATCGTCAACTCAGCGACATATGGACCGTATTATCCTTGGGCGCAACCGATGATTCTGATGACACCCGTAGACGGCGGAGGTTTCGGAGCCTACAACGTGCCGCTGATGACGATACTGGCGGTCGTCAGAGGCAGTGCTGTCATTTTCATTGGAATCGGCATGATGTATTTTGCCAAAAAAGAAATTTGAATAATTAGATATACGTCTGGTTATCGTAAAATCAAGATCCTTCTTAAGCAAAACATGCAAAGCTCTATTGTATGTAGGCTTCAGGAGGATTTTTTCTAATGCCTAACCCACCCGTCATGAATGGTCAGCTCTCGAATGATTTTGGCTGGGGCTCCGGCTACAAGTGTATTCTCGGGTACATCTTTGGTCACCGTGCTTCCTGCTGCCACGACTGCATTTCTGCCAATAGTCACTCCGGGCAGAATGAGCGCGCCTGTACCAATCCAGGCATTATCCTGGATAACAATTCGTTTGGCAGTCTGGCTCCCGTCATCCAGTGAATCAATCCGGTGATAAGCACTGTCGAATATGCTTGTTCGAGGACCGATCATGACGTTATTACCGATCGTCACCTCTACGTTGGCGGCAATCCCCACACCGGCATTAATCATGACGTCATCACCAATGGTTAATCGTGCCCCTTTGACCACGGTTAGCTGGGTTCCCCAGGGTTTACCGATGATGTTAAGTCTCTTTCCCACCTGTAAGTCACCCCGTTTATTCAGATAAACCTTACCCCTGATTCTTGGCAGCAGGCCCATTGAGGGTTGGATTTTACCAAAAATGGCCAAGCCTCTTAGTTTGCCATAGGCAATTTTAACTCTGTTGGGCAGCATGATTCATCCATCCTCTCCGTCGTCAAAAACGTTTTTTTAACGATTATAGCCTTTTTGATACAAAATGTATCGTTAATTTTATGTCGTGGCTTTCTACCTTGTATAACTTGCATGCGTTCGAAGACGCCTCCGAAGTAAAACTAAAATTCCAAGTATTACATCACACAACATGTGAATTTAATCATAGATTGTAAGCAAAATGAGACGAGAATCTGGTAAAATAAAAAAAGCTGTTTCTAGGCAGGCTTACATGGTTATTCGAGGGTAGGCCCATTTTGGCAAGGGATAATCAATCCCTGATGTTAGATGAAGATATTGGCTGAGAAAAGAGGGGTAAGCCTTGGATATTAATAAAACGGAAACCCTGAAGCGCATTATTTCTGAGGGAAGTTCTTACCAATCACTGTTTTTTAATCACCCGGATGCCATTTATGTGATGGATATCCATGGAAACTATATTGATGCTAATCCCTCGGTAGAGCGAATGTCGGGGTATACACTGGATGACTTGATTCGTATGAATCAAAATCAGCTCTGTCCTCCGGACAGTGCAAATTTACGCAATGAATATATTAAAGAGGTACTGGCTGGACGTTCAGTCAGTAATTCCATTACTTTTTATCATAAAGATGGTTCTCTGAAACAGGCAGAGATTACGTATGTGCCTATAACAGATGGGAACGAAGTTGTAGGAATCTATGGTATTGCCAAAGATGTTACCGGTATCCTGGAAGTGCAACGTGAGCTTAAAGAGGCACAGGAGAAATATCAGGTGCTGGCTGACCATGCACAAGATCTGATTACGACTTGTTCTACGGATGGAGAGTTGTTATATGTCTCACCTTCCGTGTACGCCTTGCTGGGTTATAGGCCGGAGGAAGTTACAGGAAAGTCCTTCAAGGATTATTGTTATCCGGGAGATTACCCGGACCCTATGGATCTTAACAAGATCAGCAATGGCTGCAAGATGCGTGTGTTGCACAAGAAGGGACATTATATCTGGATGGAGACATTGGCGAAGCCTGTGGCTGGAGAGCCTGGCAAGAGTGTCCAGATTGTAAGCATCAGCAGGGATATTACCCAGCATAAGGATGCGGACCGACGTCTTCGGGAAAGCCGTCAGCGATACAGATCGTTGTTCGAACATAACCCGGCAGCTGTGTATTCATTGAATCTGGAAGGTAAATACAGCGCAGTGAACAGCAAACTGGTGCAAATGTTGGATATTCCGCGCAATAAGCTTATTGGCCAATCTTTTTTATCCAATCTGGATAAATGCGAAGTGCAATACGGCAAACGTTATTTTGAAATGGTGAAGCAAGGCGAACCGCAATATTATGAGACCCGAATCGTCAATTCAAGTGGTCGGAAGATTGAAGTATCTGTTACGAATGTGCCCATTATTGTGGATAAAGAAATGGTAGGCGTCTATGGGATCGTGTCCGATATTACCGAGCGTAAGGAATACACGGAACGAATTCAGGAGTTAAGCAAGCAACATGAGCTGATCCTCAACACGGTTACGGAAGGAATATATGGTTTGGATGCGGATGGAATCACCATGTTTATGAACCCAGCAGCAGCTTCGATGTTCGGTTACGAGGCGCAAGAGTTCATTGGCAAGAACTCACATCCCATTATTCATCACACCCGTGCAGACGGAAGTCATTTCCCAATAGAAGAGTGTCCAATTCACATGACCGTGTTGGATGGACAGAGACGTTCAGTCAAGGAAGATGTATTCTGGCGTAAAGATGGCAGCAGCTTTCTGGTGCAGTATCAGGTGACGCCGATTATTGAACAGGGACAGATTCAGGGCGCGGTGGTTGTGTTCAATG
The window above is part of the Paenibacillus sp. 1781tsa1 genome. Proteins encoded here:
- a CDS encoding ABC transporter ATP-binding protein, coding for MSENIIQTANLWKTYRDRAAVRELDLHIKKGDIYGFLGPNGAGKTTTIRMLLGLIKPTKGVIRVFDKDIRKERMDILRRVGSLVEYPSYYGHLNAVENLETLRRIINVPKSRIDEVLSIVDLTKDAKRSVKGYSLGMKQRLGIASALLGEPELLILDEPTNGLDPAGIQEIRELIKRMPLEHGITVLVSSHLLSEVEQMASRVGIIREGKMVLQDTIASLHSQTGSSIRLTVSEPEEAMKLAREQGQFGQRQGSALTFPYMDNPSVALLVRRLIEQDHDVYRVEEQRQSLEDLFMRVIGEGASI
- a CDS encoding ABC transporter permease; the protein is MTGRALSSDWLKIRGKGIWFLVFLAPLGLTAMQALNFGLRLDYLKEQYAGNLWGGLLGNVVVFVPLSLMLGATILSSMIANVEHEQGSWKQLLAMPIPRPAVYLAKFLLACLLLVISCLLLTAGIIGLGLILGFHANEIPWTHAIKLGLLPLAGALPVLSLELWLTMVNKNQALPVTLGIVLAITGMFALSISPNFPLAWAQMAWNGPNPYLYAGMGAGLGLLILLMGMLHFSRKDVA
- a CDS encoding ABC transporter permease, whose amino-acid sequence is MSFATTYFRILSAERLKMGKSPVWLLILLSPLIALLIGLLSTPSGNWQVLMGTMVFLHGLLLLPMLTGVFTSFVCRFEHAGGGWKQMLVLPLTRSGVYAGKLTIVLMLLAGTQVLLLMSILLAGMIHGITMQIPWGFLVGKLLLGLLACVPLAALQMFVSLVWSSFAAPLALNFALTVPNILIVNSATYGPYYPWAQPMILMTPVDGGGFGAYNVPLMTILAVVRGSAVIFIGIGMMYFAKKEI
- a CDS encoding DapH/DapD/GlmU-related protein: MLPNRVKIAYGKLRGLAIFGKIQPSMGLLPRIRGKVYLNKRGDLQVGKRLNIIGKPWGTQLTVVKGARLTIGDDVMINAGVGIAANVEVTIGNNVMIGPRTSIFDSAYHRIDSLDDGSQTAKRIVIQDNAWIGTGALILPGVTIGRNAVVAAGSTVTKDVPENTLVAGAPAKIIRELTIHDGWVRH
- a CDS encoding PAS domain S-box protein — protein: MDINKTETLKRIISEGSSYQSLFFNHPDAIYVMDIHGNYIDANPSVERMSGYTLDDLIRMNQNQLCPPDSANLRNEYIKEVLAGRSVSNSITFYHKDGSLKQAEITYVPITDGNEVVGIYGIAKDVTGILEVQRELKEAQEKYQVLADHAQDLITTCSTDGELLYVSPSVYALLGYRPEEVTGKSFKDYCYPGDYPDPMDLNKISNGCKMRVLHKKGHYIWMETLAKPVAGEPGKSVQIVSISRDITQHKDADRRLRESRQRYRSLFEHNPAAVYSLNLEGKYSAVNSKLVQMLDIPRNKLIGQSFLSNLDKCEVQYGKRYFEMVKQGEPQYYETRIVNSSGRKIEVSVTNVPIIVDKEMVGVYGIVSDITERKEYTERIQELSKQHELILNTVTEGIYGLDADGITMFMNPAAASMFGYEAQEFIGKNSHPIIHHTRADGSHFPIEECPIHMTVLDGQRRSVKEDVFWRKDGSSFLVQYQVTPIIEQGQIQGAVVVFNDVTGEREIVRAKETAELAAQAKSEFLSMVSHEIRTPMNGIVGMTELLIGTDLSEEQREYAEIIQDSGDALLNILNDILDFSKLESGKMALAYEPFALRKMLEQVAELFKPRADEKHLQIRYRLNPSIPEFMVGDAIRIRQILVNLVGNALKFTDQGSIDVNVDIIKGRKPEDSVLDFAVQDTGIGIPADKLDQLFQSFSQLHPVINRKYGGTGLGLVISKRLVEIMGGSISVESTEGEGSTFRFAVPAASVDASAEQTASQFHHDRTRQSDKVAMRILVAEDHPVNRKILREYLEKLGYQADVCTNGVEAIDAISQNAYDIVLMDIHMPVMDGLKATDLLHRLIPRDRIPPIIAVTGNAKREDKEACLEIGMRDFISKPVMLSELKRVLQQWGPRDEPQLAPN